One region of bacterium HR17 genomic DNA includes:
- the rpmB gene encoding 50S ribosomal protein L28 has protein sequence MWRCEICGKSGMNSYRVSHSNKHTKVWLRANVQKVRVRVNGSVRRMRICTSCLKKGKVVKAV, from the coding sequence ATGTGGCGTTGTGAAATCTGCGGCAAAAGCGGGATGAACAGTTACCGAGTGAGCCACTCCAATAAGCACACAAAAGTGTGGCTGCGAGCAAATGTCCAAAAAGTGCGCGTGCGCGTGAATGGCAGCGTTCGGCGCATGCGTATCTGCACATCTTGCCTGAAAAAGGGCAAAGTCGTGAAGGCGGTCTAA